The DNA window ATAACCGATCCATAATTGCAGCCAGCAGTTCAAACAACCTATACATGTGGGACGTCAACTCCGGCAGAATGCAACACACCCTAACAGGCCACACCGACAAAGCCTGCGCAGTCGATGTTAGCAAGGGCTCGAACCGACTCCTCGTGAGTGCAGCTTACGACCGTACGATTAAACTATGGGACATCCAAAGAGGATATTGCATCAACACGATTATATTTAGCAGTAACTGTAACGCTGTTAGTTTCTCAATCGACGGCCGTACCGTCTGTTCGGGCCACGTGGATGGCAATCTACGTTTGTGGGATATTCAGTCGGGGAAGCTTATGAGCGAGGTTTCTGCTCATTCTGCCGCCATTACGTCGATTTGTCTTTCGAGAAGTGGGAATGTGGTTTTGACTAGTGGTAGAgataatattcataatttgtttgatatgcGATCTCTCGAGGTTTGTGGGACGTTGAGATCGAATGGGGGGAATAAATTGGCGTCGAATTGGAGTAGGTCTTGCATTAGTCCCGACGATAATTATGTGGCTTCGGGATCGGctgatgggacggtttgcgtTTGGTCGGTTTTGAAAGGGGCTGTAGTGAGTAGTTTGAAGGATCATGGTTCAGCTGTTTTGTGTTGTTCTTGGAGTGGGGTTGGAAAGCCTCTTGCTTCTGCAGACAAGAGTGGGAATGTTTGTATATGGACATGATGATTGATAGTTGgctaaatctttatttattttttttggtataaattGTACAGCCTCTAGTGTGAAGTATAAAcagtttgattaattattaaattatatggtAAACTGCAAAACACTCTAAAAATAAGGTATCCTATATAAAgtaacattaataaataatattagaaaaaaaaaagaatagcATCCTTAACAACACAAGTGACTGAAAATATGTAGTTTGTCTGAGTTCTTTtcataaacaaaatcaaaatattaaaatatttcatttaattctTTTACTACTAATAACAAATGTTCAATTCTAAAAAACATTTTGTCACACACCATACCGTCTTAAAGCTTTGCTTAAGCTGGGCATTACATTATAAGCTTGATAAGATCTTCTCAATTCAATAATAGAACCCACAATAATAAGCACCGAAGTAAACCCTATCGAATACCCCTCGTTAATCCTCCTTAAGTAACGATCAAGAATCACAGAACTAGTAGCCAAGAAACAAAGCAACAAACCACCCCAAAACCTTGTAGAAGCTTGAATCTTCGTCAAATATTGAATAGTTGCCTTTCCAGGCTTCACATTCGGTATTCTCGCACCCatcttattcaaataatcaGCAATTTCCTTTGGCATGTTGGcaatatcaaatatattgaaAACAAACACCGAGAACGCATAAATCAAGTAATAAACCCACGGTCCTGCACCCCGAGTAGTATCAGGATTCAATATATCTTTCACATTTTCCCaaaaacgcgaattaccaaGAAGGCTCGAAACTATTCCCGGAAATGCCAAGAGATAACTTGTTGTAAGAACGGGCTGCATTCCTGATGGATTGATATTGAAAGGAATGTACGGTTCAACTTCAGTAACCGGAGATTTTCCTTCCCTTGTGGCTGAAGCGAGTTTGAAACCGTAATACTGCAGTTTCACCTTTCTGCAACCCTCGGTTACTATCACAGCCCACATAGCAACTAAAGTGAAACCGCCTAAAATTGCAGGAACAGCGCTGAATCTTAGCTGGAATAGCATTTTATATAATGTTTCTATGTAGCCTGTCAAGATACCCACACATATGATTAACGACGAACCCTGACCAAATCCAGATTCGGTTATCGTATCGCTAATCCATGTCATAGTCATTGCACCGCAAACCAACAGAAAAGATGTTACCATCACATGTTTGAATTTGAAACTAGAGGAATAGATTGAATATGGCAGAGAATAACATGAAAGAATTAAAGCTTCCAATATTGCAAAACCAAGTGAAAGCCACCATATATAATTCTTGATCTTCTCATGAGCATCTAAACCTTCTTTACGTAATTTAACCAATGAAGGAACAATGTGACAAAGTACCTGCATTAGAATTGAGGCTACAATTTGTGGACTAATTCCAAGCTGGAAAAGTGAAAGCTTCATTTCAGCTGTGAATTCACCTAGTTCCTCAACTGATCCAGAAACAAAACTAAGATAATCCTTTGGGATTAGCCTTCTGTCGAAACCCGGTAAAGGAATGAAATACCCAACTCGGCTTAACACAATCAACACAGATGTTAAAAACAATCTCCTTCTGATCTCGCTCTTGAAAAATGCTTCGGCAGCGTTATTGATGACAGAACCAATGCGAACGAAATCAAGGAATCTGTTTCTGAACATTTTCGGTTTATCATCGTAGTTCAGGGTGTCACTTGTGAGCtgattaaatagaaaactaCGAGTTCTTGTTGTATGTTTCTTTACTGGAAGATGGCGCTTTGACAGTGCAATATGATCACCACCAGAGAATACTACTGAAGAACTTGACCTAAGGGGAATGTGTATACGGGTAGTACTAATAAAAGGACGATTGGGTATGTCCTGCATTGAACAGTAGTTGTATACGTTTTTCTTTCTAAAGAAGTGGAAATTGGAGAGGGTTGAGTTCACTAGCGAAGTCTCCATGGAGGAAGAAATAGCTAGCAGTGTTTTTCAATGAACgaggatggatggatggatggatggatggataaTATCTCACCTGAAATCAAGAAGAAAGGCAGAAGGGTTTGCTTGTTTCCTTTCTTCTCGGATGGAAGGATTCAATGCGAGACTATCGCACATCTTTCGTTGAGAAGAGATTCCTTTGTAGGTCAAGAAAAAAGAGTAAGAACAGGATGAGGTTCAAAAGGCGGCTCGAGAATGGGAAGGGAAATCTTCACAGGGTTTTTCTTTGGAGGGTAGGTTTTGTAaaagaaacaataataaaattgaaaattaaaaaatatatatatatatatatataataggtaatttttttttataagggaGATGATAAAAATGACATGCCACGGTTACGtgtcaattttaattaaattatgtcttcattcttttgttatttttttatctctcctAAACCCGGTTATCTCTTCCCGTTTCTTTCTTTCTCCCCCTATTCATACAAAGTGATAGCTCAAATCCACAGGCTCACTAAAAATCATTTTCGATTCATTGTTCGTCCGAAATcattttcgattcattcttCGTTCGATTCGTTCGTTCTCACACCTCGTCGTTTATCCCTTATTTCTGACTTCCGCTTTCGACCTAACAGAAATATTCATCCACCGATTCTGCCGCTTCAATGTCTTCTGGCGTCAACCGATCAGAAAGGATACTTTTATTTGGTAGATCTATTGTTTCTGTATAGATTCTTTGTTTTTTCGTTCGTTTTGTGTATATTTGAAAGGTGTATCGAATGTATTGATAATCTGAAATGATTCATTGTAAGGATTTAGCTGATTTTGTGTGGATTTTATGTATAaatcatttgttttttctttgttttgtatAGATTTGAAAGGTGTATCAAATGTATTGATAATCTGAAGTGATTCGCTGTAAGGATTTAGCCGCTGCCATTAGAGGACATTAGTGTTGATATGTTTGAGAAGATGATGCtccttcaatttttatatattaattgaaaactATTGTTAAACTTCATCTTAAACCTTTGATATTAGATGAGATTGTTAttaaattgagaaataaaagcAGACCTACAAGATTTGAATAACAGAGAAAGAAATATTAAGTAGTTTTATCGGTCGGTCAATCCGAAGGATTCAATGTAGCTCCGACCATCAGCACAATATCAAGTGTTAAAACTCAAGAGAGATAAAGTAAAAAGAGAGATGAAAAGATATTGTTAAAAGGTGGAGcagtaaaaaaaattttttttaataattttgttttgaaatcgATCTCACTTGTTGTTAGTAGAGCTTTCCAGATTCCAATTGATAAATAGCATTGCAAAGTACATGGTCCTTAAGGGGGAATACAAGACATCTTATATTTGGCATGACTACTAAACTTGGAAAGTACTACCCATTATTTGCACCTTAACCTCAAtatcaacaaacaaacaattacAAATCTTACGAGGACATTAACGTCATGATGGACATTTAACAAATCAATCAACCTTTTAATGGTGGACCAacagagaaaaataatataagaaccCATGATCCCAGATGACAAAAGACCTCTATTTACATCATTCCAATCCCAATTACTGAAGCAATATAGAATATGTTGACATAAACAATCCGACAAAGAACAGTCTTACAAGAATTCAAAACCATAAACAATGTTATCTACAATTTAATCGCAAAAACTTCATAGTTAGATGAATAATTGAAGATAGATGAATCAACAAAGGTGACTTGAGTTCACCATTCCACTAACATCTCCACAAATGAGGATATGTGAGTCTATTACAATTGATTCTAGGCACATTCAACTCTGATTTGTAGAACATATAACTGGTTCTATTACAACCTAACCAAAAAAGAgtagattaataaaattataggcaattgaagttgaaaatgataaataaaaaattgaataaatttaatgtatatGACTTACATTTTGACTGGACTGAATATCGAATGTCTCAATTGTATGGTTCAAAACGGATATCTCTTCTTGCtatgatatattaaattcagtgttattaaaaaaactataatcaataattactaaaaatacAATTCATACCTTTTTCCGACGTTTGGCCACCGTAATTCCTACTTGATCATTCAACTCTAATTTTCTTTTCGTATCGGAATCTAAAACTTTATTACACCTAAAGTGTCTTGACTTCCTTGGACTTAATGAATGATTGTGTTCAAGTTGCATACttgtaatttcaaataaaccatcaTTCTTAACCATGATGTTAATTCGTGCTTTACAATTTGTTCTGCTAGAAGGCTAggataaaaagtattttttccTTTACTAATAGACTTACATTGTTTAGAGCATCCAAAGCAAAAATACCTTTGTTGGccatcatttcttttttttaactttgtttGCAAATTCCAAAACCAACACATTGTGCATAGGACTTGTAAAAATCACGCAGTTCATTTTCTGATGAGAAGAGCATCCCAAGTTGTGGAGTTTTGACTTGATTTGTTGTTGACGAACCACCCAAACATTGCACATCACTCTCATTCAATGACACACTTGAGTTGTTTGTTGTTTGGTCCATATTAGCTTAAAGCCTACACTCAAACAAAATGTTTATGTCAAATATAGATGCGTCgatcataaatataaaagactGGATTATGGTGTCATTGACTTATAGTGATTCAGATTATCAATACATTCTATCTTTAGCTCATATTAGATTTTTATAGATAGTTTAAGAAGCTTCATATTCATATTTACAGATTCTTCATTAATATCTTATCAGATTCTTCATTCACAtctaaaattgttaattaagtGTGATTTAAATCCCaaacaaactttaaaataataattttaaaaaatctgcCCAATTTTATGAAACACGTTAATAAGTATTCATCTAATATCCAAGGTTTAAGGTGAAGTTTATACAATAGTTTTCAATCAATACATCAAAAGTTAAGTAGTCTCATCTTCTCAAACAAATCAACACTAATGCCCTCTAACAGTAGCAGCTAAATCCTTACAATGAATCATTTCAGATTATCAATACATTCGATACATCTTTCAAATATACACAAAACGAACGAAAAAACAAAGAATCTATACAGAAACAATACATCTACCAAATAAAAGTAACATTTCTGATCGGTCGGCGCCGGAAGACATTGAAGCGGCAGAATCGGTGGATGAATATTTCTGTTAGGTCGAAAGCGGAAGTCAAAATAAGGGATAAACGACGAGGTGCGAGAACGAATGAATCAAAAATGATTTTGGACGAAAAATGAATCGAAAATGATTTTTAGTGAGTCCGTGGATTTGAGTTATCACTTTGTGTGAACAGGgggagaaagaaagaaacaggAAGAGATAACCGGgtttaggagagagaaaaaagtaACGGAAGAatgaacaaaatttaattaaaattgacaCGTAACTATGCCATGTCATTCCTTACGTTTTTTCCGTCCAAATTTACCGCTCTGTATCATTTCCCTTTTTCCCTTTTTATAATTTCCCACCCCCTCTAACATCCTCACCCCTCAACCACTCCctcaaattacttatttatccttatcacctttatatatttattttatttatttattttatttaattattaagttttttatcattaaatataattaattaattaatttttaatatattttatttatttaatt is part of the Impatiens glandulifera chromosome 1, dImpGla2.1, whole genome shotgun sequence genome and encodes:
- the LOC124920960 gene encoding preprotein translocase subunit SCY2, chloroplastic, giving the protein METSLVNSTLSNFHFFRKKNVYNYCSMQDIPNRPFISTTRIHIPLRSSSSVVFSGGDHIALSKRHLPVKKHTTRTRSFLFNQLTSDTLNYDDKPKMFRNRFLDFVRIGSVINNAAEAFFKSEIRRRLFLTSVLIVLSRVGYFIPLPGFDRRLIPKDYLSFVSGSVEELGEFTAEMKLSLFQLGISPQIVASILMQVLCHIVPSLVKLRKEGLDAHEKIKNYIWWLSLGFAILEALILSCYSLPYSIYSSSFKFKHVMVTSFLLVCGAMTMTWISDTITESGFGQGSSLIICVGILTGYIETLYKMLFQLRFSAVPAILGGFTLVAMWAVIVTEGCRKVKLQYYGFKLASATREGKSPVTEVEPYIPFNINPSGMQPVLTTSYLLAFPGIVSSLLGNSRFWENVKDILNPDTTRGAGPWVYYLIYAFSVFVFNIFDIANMPKEIADYLNKMGARIPNVKPGKATIQYLTKIQASTRFWGGLLLCFLATSSVILDRYLRRINEGYSIGFTSVLIIVGSIIELRRSYQAYNVMPSLSKALRRYGV